Within the Drosophila kikkawai strain 14028-0561.14 chromosome 4, DkikHiC1v2, whole genome shotgun sequence genome, the region ttttaaaattagataattgaaaaatttatttggattttttccccattattttttatatttttcctattacatctatatgatatagtcacATTTCCCATGtaagctatatgatatagtggTCTAGCTCGTTTCGACTAGTTAATAGGAACAGAAACTTccaactgaaattattataccttACAAGGCTATAATAAAACTTTACTTGAGACAAATAATTATTGAAACAAAATGTTacattaataaagaaaaacaataataaattcggaaaaattattttttttttcaatagaTTTCAATAATCCATTAGCAAATTAAGGTAGTAGATaccttgttttgttttctgtagtatttttatttattattctgaTCTATTTGGCATTGCCTCTAGcttgagatatatatatatatatatatatataaatatatatatatagataaatatatatatatatatagataaataaatatatatatatatatatatatatatatatatatatatacatatatattaggGAAAGAAATCAATAAGTCTTTGTTTGGCCTTCGACAGAGCTGTTTTTACTGGTTTTGTGAAAATCGAtaccttttaaatttaaaattaattttaaaagaagtAATATTGTTTCTTGTTGGCACTAagtagtatttatttaatggccACTTTTGTTTACGGAAGAATGGCGATGGGATAGTTGTGTAAAGGAGGATTATTGCACATAATGGTGTTTATACAGTTCTCAAATAGTTGCAATTAGTTGTTCCATATAAATCTGACGATCTGTCACAAAAAAAGTTGTGGTAGGGTCATTTGCTTAGATTTTTTAACCGAATACTCTCGGAGCATGCTAGTGTAAAACTAAAAGGCGACTGCTCTGGACCACGATTCTTCTATAGTATAAGGTGGGCTCATCGCGAGAGCTGCTCTATTTTGCTGTTGCAGCAAGTGCTTATCGTTCTTACAAAGCTGATGAGACCAcctaatattataataatattactCTGGACAGTCTAGAAAACAACATTGGCACGCACATATGTAGGTGTCTAATATATGGGACACCTATTACTTTATAGAGCAATGTCCGAGAACAGGCTCTAAACAGCGAAAACAATTGAACCCTGTACATAAACGTATTTGGGTTTCCTCTGCTAAAGATTCTTCTCTGTGTCTGTTATGAAACGCTGATGGCTCCAGTTTCTGTAGCGCCGGCGCTTGATGGAGTCTTGCCGGAAGCATTTGATTGCTGATGATGATCAGTGTTTTTTTCATGATTACTATGACATTCAGCAGCGCTGGTTTTTTCAGCATGATGGGAACTTATAGACATCATTGCCGTTGTCGTTGCATCATTTCTATTACTACTAGCCACTAccactttatttttgttatttactGCAGACGTTGTCGTCATATGGGTAACATTTaacaactgttgttgttggtgtaaATGTTGACTAAAGCTGCTCTTTAACAGCGAAGATGGCTGATGATGATTTGTCAATTGATTAATGCTCAGGGGATTGTTAATGTCTCGCGGATTAGCACCAATTGGATTTCGTATAATGTTTGGCATTACGGGAATTGGAATTTGagaattgtttaaattatttaagctaATATTATTACCAAAGAACGGTTCTAGCTTATTAGTAGTTAAACCTGTACCTGCGGTTGATGTTGTGGTAAAAACGGGACTTAACCCCATTCCCAGGTGACTAAAACGATTGCCCAGCAACATAGTTTGAGATGAGGAAGTCCCGCTTGCTCCTGGAATACAGTTAGCTCCCGGAATACTGCTGTTAATCCCTGGCATACCAGTTGTTACGGGCGAAACTGTACTTGAGGTACTCGGGGTTGTCCCGCCACTACCACTCGAGGCTGATACCGATGTAGACGTTGTAGAAACTGATGTCGaacgttgttgctgctgctgctctgtaGCACTACAATTGATCAATAGAGCAGCTGGATTTGGCGTCGTTggattaataaaattaatcataTTTAAAGGACTTGCTAGGCTCGTAGTGGTGGTCGATGGACTCTGGGCAAAACTGGACATAGATCCATGATCCAA harbors:
- the pan gene encoding protein pangolin, isoforms A/H/I/S isoform X12 — protein: MSRKRKSVKKTDRPRIREWHALGREEQAKYYELARRERQLHMQMYPDWSSRTNASRGKKRKRKQDTNEGGNNMKKCRARFGLDQQNQWCKPCRRKKKCIRYMEAMNGNGGILEDGSGMDDHGSDDDDDDEDDDDVKLNGSCGSVDADETANKIDDDAESLDHGSMSSFAQSPSTTTTSLASPLNMINFINPTTPNPAALLINCSATEQQQQQRSTSVSTTSTSVSASSGSGGTTPSTSSTVSPVTTGMPGINSSIPGANCIPGASGTSSSQTMLLGNRFSHLGMGLSPVFTTTSTAGTGLTTNKLEPFFGNNISLNNLNNSQIPIPVMPNIIRNPIGANPRDINNPLSINQLTNHHQPSSLLKSSFSQHLHQQQQLLNVTHMTTTSAVNNKNKVVVASSNRNDATTTAMMSISSHHAEKTSAAECHSNHEKNTDHHQQSNASGKTPSSAGATETGAISVS
- the pan gene encoding protein pangolin, isoforms A/H/I/S isoform X13 translates to MKKCRARFGLDQQNQWCKPCRRKKKCIRYMEAMNGNGGILEDGSGMDDHGSDDDDDDEDDDDVKLNGSCGSVDADETANKIDDDAESLDHGSMSSFAQSPSTTTTSLASPLNMINFINPTTPNPAALLINCSATEQQQQQRSTSVSTTSTSVSASSGSGGTTPSTSSTVSPVTTGMPGINSSIPGANCIPGASGTSSSQTMLLGNRFSHLGMGLSPVFTTTSTAGTGLTTNKLEPFFGNNISLNNLNNSQIPIPVMPNIIRNPIGANPRDINNPLSINQLTNHHQPSSLLKSSFSQHLHQQQQLLNVTHMTTTSAVNNKNKVVVASSNRNDATTTAMMSISSHHAEKTSAAECHSNHEKNTDHHQQSNASGKTPSSAGATETGAISVS